The following are encoded in a window of Staphylococcus piscifermentans genomic DNA:
- a CDS encoding ATP-binding protein gives MKRLNNVVIKLWLTIILIVTTVLILLSAALITFIQNYYTQDTEQSLIKDAERISVLLEESDNKGLAIKHSKALIEGPSGLIIMKNKNDEFYNSHSKLKNEMMNVITKNSNYQKVFKDHQKTSQHVKLKVDDKTRTYVLLGYPTKIDAATPNGAVFIYQDLKSIDDTNNVITIIILATAVIFLIITTVFAFFLSSRITKPLRQLRTQAMNVSEGDYTQVNNINSKDEIGELAHSFNKMSNDIQRHIDEISASKNIRDSLINSMVEGVLGINENREIILSNEMAKKMAEQLRATKKEQFTEQMDRTFEEKEIQFQEYEVKNRYYVVIMSYIEQFQPHQSGVVAIIRDMTNEHQLDQMKKDFIANVSHELRTPIALLQGYTESIVDGVVSEPEEIRDSLSIVLDETQRLNRLVNELLNVARMDAEGLSVNKEVQPIDNLLERMQLKYRQQAEDLQIDINLAPDTNGKLWYYDTDRMEQVLTNLVDNASRYTSPGDAITISTGESDQYDILYVSDTGSGIAPEHIDLVFDRFYKVDASRKRGKEGTGLGLFICRMIIEAQDGTIDLKSHLGEGTTFIIKLPKPPKH, from the coding sequence ATGAAACGGCTCAATAATGTCGTAATAAAACTGTGGTTAACTATAATTCTTATAGTGACGACAGTTTTAATTTTACTCAGTGCAGCTTTAATTACGTTTATTCAAAACTATTATACGCAAGATACTGAACAATCCTTAATTAAAGATGCCGAACGCATCAGTGTATTACTCGAAGAATCCGATAACAAGGGACTGGCAATCAAGCATAGTAAAGCATTGATCGAAGGTCCGAGCGGCTTGATTATCATGAAAAATAAAAATGATGAATTCTATAATTCACATTCTAAGTTGAAAAACGAAATGATGAATGTGATTACTAAAAATTCTAATTATCAAAAGGTGTTTAAAGACCATCAAAAAACCTCACAGCATGTGAAGTTAAAAGTCGATGATAAAACTAGAACTTACGTATTGTTAGGTTATCCGACAAAAATAGATGCTGCCACTCCAAACGGTGCAGTATTTATTTATCAAGACTTAAAGAGTATAGATGATACCAATAATGTGATTACTATTATTATTTTAGCGACAGCAGTTATCTTCTTAATTATAACAACTGTTTTTGCATTCTTTTTATCATCAAGAATTACCAAACCGCTTCGCCAACTCCGTACTCAAGCAATGAACGTATCTGAAGGCGACTATACGCAAGTTAACAATATTAATTCGAAAGATGAAATTGGTGAATTAGCACATTCTTTCAATAAGATGAGTAATGATATCCAAAGACATATTGATGAAATTTCTGCTTCAAAAAACATCAGAGACAGCCTCATCAATTCAATGGTCGAAGGCGTATTGGGGATTAATGAAAACAGAGAAATTATTCTTTCTAATGAAATGGCTAAAAAAATGGCCGAACAGCTCCGTGCGACAAAAAAAGAACAATTTACTGAACAGATGGATCGTACGTTTGAAGAAAAAGAAATCCAGTTCCAAGAATATGAAGTCAAAAATCGTTACTATGTCGTTATTATGAGTTATATTGAACAATTCCAACCTCACCAAAGCGGTGTAGTAGCGATTATTCGAGATATGACCAACGAGCATCAATTAGATCAGATGAAAAAAGACTTCATTGCTAATGTTTCTCACGAACTACGTACACCTATTGCCTTATTGCAAGGTTACACAGAATCTATTGTAGACGGCGTGGTTTCTGAACCGGAAGAAATCAGAGATTCACTTTCAATTGTTCTAGACGAAACACAGCGCTTGAATCGTCTCGTCAATGAACTGTTAAATGTAGCAAGAATGGATGCTGAAGGCCTATCAGTAAATAAAGAAGTGCAGCCTATCGATAACTTATTGGAGCGCATGCAACTGAAATATCGTCAACAAGCTGAAGATTTGCAGATTGATATTAATTTGGCACCAGATACTAATGGAAAACTTTGGTACTATGATACAGATAGAATGGAACAAGTACTGACTAACTTAGTAGACAATGCCTCTCGCTATACTTCACCGGGAGATGCGATTACTATCAGTACAGGCGAATCAGATCAATACGATATCTTATATGTTTCTGATACAGGCAGCGGAATAGCACCCGAGCATATTGATTTAGTATTTGACAGATTTTACAAAGTGGATGCTTCTAGAAAACGTGGTAAAGAAGGAACAGGGTTAGGCTTATTTATCTGCCGTATGATTATCGAAGCACAAGATGGCACGATTGACTTGAAAAGTCATTTAGGCGAGGGCACAACCTTTATTATTAAATTGCCCAAGCCGCCAAAGCATTAA
- a CDS encoding pseudouridine synthase — MSKELERLQKRIANSGYTSRRKAETLITEGKVKVNGETVTELGTKVKASDNVEVEGVKLEQEDKLYILFYKPAQVITSVSDDRGRTVVTDYFDDLETRIYPVGRLDYDTSGLLLLTNDGEFTNLMTHPRYKIKKKYVAKLKGYLMRDEVKALEKGIQLEDGKTHPAEIKIKNQNQEKNTTVVEITISEGRNRQVRRMFEHFGHEVTKLSRIELGGFLTLKGLNAGEGRVMTPHEVKKLRNLAENG; from the coding sequence ATGAGTAAAGAATTAGAAAGATTACAAAAGAGAATTGCAAACAGCGGCTATACTTCACGCAGAAAAGCGGAAACATTAATCACTGAAGGGAAAGTTAAAGTAAACGGTGAAACAGTAACTGAATTAGGCACAAAAGTTAAAGCTTCTGATAATGTCGAAGTAGAAGGTGTTAAGTTAGAACAAGAAGATAAACTTTATATTCTTTTTTACAAACCGGCACAAGTCATTACCAGCGTTTCAGACGATCGCGGCAGAACAGTTGTAACGGATTATTTCGATGACTTGGAAACGCGAATTTATCCTGTGGGCAGATTAGATTATGATACTTCAGGGTTATTGCTGTTAACTAACGATGGAGAATTCACTAATCTAATGACACATCCGAGATATAAAATCAAGAAGAAGTACGTTGCTAAATTAAAAGGATACTTAATGAGAGATGAAGTCAAAGCGCTGGAAAAAGGTATTCAATTAGAAGATGGTAAAACGCATCCAGCTGAAATCAAAATCAAAAATCAAAACCAAGAAAAAAATACAACGGTAGTAGAAATTACAATCTCAGAAGGCAGAAACCGTCAAGTACGCCGTATGTTTGAACATTTTGGGCACGAAGTTACTAAACTTTCACGTATTGAGTTAGGCGGATTTTTAACACTTAAAGGTTTAAATGCTGGTGAAGGGCGTGTAATGACGCCGCATGAAGTTAAAAAGCTCAGAAACTTGGCCGAGAACGGTTAA
- a CDS encoding ECF transporter S component: MNQQKNKRFIIISMMSAIAFILMFIKFPLPFLPPYLTLDFSDVPALLATFLFGPVAGVIVELIKNLLNFLFNMGDPIGPVANFAAAVSFLLTAFYVSKLSKGKLNIIIGLIAGTLVMTLVLSILNYFVLLPLYGMIMNLADVVKNLKIIIVSGIIPFNIIKGIAVSIIFLLLYKRLKKALNY, encoded by the coding sequence ATGAATCAACAAAAAAACAAACGCTTTATCATTATAAGTATGATGAGTGCCATTGCGTTTATTTTGATGTTTATCAAATTTCCGCTGCCATTTTTACCACCATACTTAACGCTTGATTTCAGCGACGTTCCTGCATTGCTTGCAACATTTCTATTTGGGCCTGTAGCAGGCGTGATTGTAGAACTCATCAAAAATCTGCTTAACTTCCTTTTCAATATGGGAGATCCGATAGGGCCTGTAGCAAATTTTGCAGCTGCAGTCAGTTTCTTGCTTACTGCATTTTATGTAAGTAAATTATCTAAAGGCAAATTAAATATAATTATAGGTTTAATTGCAGGTACTTTAGTAATGACTTTAGTCCTGAGTATCTTAAACTATTTTGTCTTATTGCCTTTATATGGTATGATTATGAACCTTGCTGATGTAGTAAAAAACTTAAAAATTATCATTGTATCAGGCATTATTCCGTTTAATATAATTAAAGGAATTGCGGTATCCATCATTTTCCTTTTACTCTATAAACGACTTAAAAAAGCATTGAACTATTAA
- a CDS encoding ferredoxin has product MAKYTIVDMDTCIACGACGAAAPDIYDYDDEGIAYVILDDNEGTAEVPEELYEDLEDADEGCPTDSIKIADEPFDGDALKFE; this is encoded by the coding sequence TTGGCTAAATATACGATTGTAGATATGGATACTTGTATTGCATGCGGTGCTTGCGGTGCTGCAGCTCCAGATATTTATGATTATGACGATGAAGGTATCGCATATGTTATTTTAGATGATAATGAAGGTACAGCAGAAGTTCCTGAAGAACTTTATGAAGATTTAGAAGATGCAGATGAAGGTTGTCCTACAGACTCTATTAAAATTGCAGATGAGCCTTTCGATGGGGATGCATTAAAATTCGAATAA
- a CDS encoding RecQ family ATP-dependent DNA helicase, producing MLQEALENWFGFDSFKPGQEAIIESILRQQNTLGILPTGSGKSLCYQLPTYIMQKPTLIISPLISLMDDQVMQMRKKGERAVCYVHSGMGIDEKIQNLKLIKKAKFIFLSPEFILHRDNIKYLNNIDLGLIVLDEAHCITEWGYDFRPHYALVGKITKRFPKATVLALTATAPKHLKQDLDEIVGTQFHEIKTKMDRSNISLSHFNFENDKEKTEWLINKVSSSGPTIIYVSSKKKCRELAQLIYNAGYLTGIYHGDMSYQERQTVQQQFLQNDIPIVVATSAFGMGINKPDIRTVIHYHLPPSPSSYIQEIGRAGRDGTYSQAISLFQPDDAYLLDTLMFADVINEADIEAFEAGGLLPEEKQRIIEVLRQRFSLKEIRQIFQRSEIRKKDGLIRMLGYKNLTTCRREYLMSYFGETIEKPASCCDNDHNVEIINERNTKKVTRKMDYLEKLNQIFMKN from the coding sequence ATGCTGCAAGAAGCCCTTGAAAATTGGTTTGGTTTCGATTCATTTAAACCAGGACAAGAAGCAATCATCGAAAGTATATTACGTCAACAAAATACTCTAGGGATCTTACCAACCGGCAGTGGTAAAAGTTTATGTTATCAATTGCCGACTTATATCATGCAAAAGCCAACCTTAATCATTTCACCCTTGATTTCTTTAATGGATGATCAAGTGATGCAAATGAGAAAAAAAGGTGAACGCGCAGTGTGCTATGTGCATTCCGGTATGGGAATAGATGAAAAAATACAAAATCTTAAGTTAATTAAAAAGGCGAAATTTATATTTTTAAGCCCAGAATTTATATTACATCGCGATAATATTAAATACTTGAACAACATCGATTTAGGTCTGATTGTCTTAGATGAAGCACATTGTATTACAGAATGGGGCTATGATTTCAGACCTCATTACGCCTTAGTCGGTAAAATTACAAAGCGTTTCCCTAAAGCTACAGTATTAGCTTTAACTGCTACTGCCCCTAAGCACTTAAAACAAGATTTGGACGAGATAGTGGGCACGCAGTTTCATGAAATTAAAACTAAAATGGACCGAAGTAATATTTCATTATCACATTTTAATTTCGAGAATGATAAAGAGAAAACGGAATGGTTAATAAACAAGGTAAGCTCAAGTGGACCTACTATCATTTATGTTTCATCTAAGAAAAAATGTCGTGAACTTGCTCAACTTATCTATAATGCCGGTTATTTAACTGGAATTTACCATGGGGACATGTCTTATCAAGAAAGGCAAACTGTTCAACAACAATTTTTGCAAAACGATATTCCAATTGTTGTAGCAACCAGTGCTTTCGGAATGGGAATTAATAAACCTGATATCAGAACTGTAATACATTATCATCTGCCTCCTAGTCCCTCTAGCTACATTCAAGAAATAGGCAGAGCAGGAAGAGATGGCACATACAGTCAAGCTATAAGTTTGTTTCAGCCAGATGATGCATATTTACTAGACACCTTAATGTTTGCTGATGTTATCAACGAAGCCGATATTGAGGCGTTTGAAGCAGGTGGCTTACTTCCAGAAGAAAAACAACGTATTATTGAAGTTCTTCGACAACGCTTTTCCCTAAAAGAAATTCGCCAAATATTTCAACGCTCAGAAATACGCAAAAAAGACGGTTTGATTAGAATGCTAGGATATAAAAACCTTACGACTTGTCGCCGAGAATATCTGATGTCTTATTTTGGTGAAACTATCGAAAAACCTGCATCTTGTTGTGACAATGATCATAATGTAGAAATTATTAATGAAAGAAATACTAAAAAAGTAACAAGAAAGATGGATTATTTAGAAAAACTCAATCAAATATTCATGAAAAATTAA
- a CDS encoding LysM peptidoglycan-binding domain-containing protein: MALSNNNFKDDFERNRQSIDPTHNDDNQQNSDTSIDSNEHDETNNQEPKTGATHFPPRGSQRRRRRRRETAKHQSNEANNEEELHTDKKGVEDKDISAEKEDNKTKAGGAAAASVGGGIIGKKLHANHEDKEKASAQKNEKSDVGSLDDRSDKSYDNSSRQSDKEEQSAKEKDNPAGKQATSAAAGGAAGNSAANKTAKNSEKSVNKNADEPQQTASKDKQKHNAGKAAGAAAVGAGAAMAGKAAKDHKDSKDHRDEKQKDSEKPNDKKDSKAKKAGAAGAGVAGGAAASKAAESHKDNKKEESKDKKHNKGKAAAAGAGAAGGAAATKAASAHGSGGNNGGNGGNGGNGPENNGNHDEPKKKGGMKKLLPLLLGLIIIAAIAIFGGMALTNQGDHKDGNDNKVANHSKDNKKDDAKDKSSDAQKDKKSDDKNSKDKNSDKTAESDDSANNQNEDNANNNGTNESANANGYGENSQNDQNGQNGYNQDQQGQNQQNAQNGQSNQNNQQAQSQQGGQTHTVYGKENLYRIAIRYYGEGTPENVEKIKRANGLNSNNISNGQQLVIPQ, encoded by the coding sequence ATGGCGTTGTCAAATAACAACTTTAAAGATGATTTCGAACGTAATCGTCAGTCAATCGATCCAACGCACAATGATGACAATCAGCAAAATTCTGATACATCGATTGATTCCAATGAGCATGATGAAACAAACAACCAAGAACCTAAAACTGGAGCAACTCATTTCCCGCCAAGAGGCTCTCAACGCAGACGTCGCAGAAGAAGAGAAACTGCAAAACACCAATCAAATGAAGCGAATAATGAAGAAGAACTACATACTGATAAAAAAGGTGTAGAAGATAAAGATATCTCTGCTGAAAAAGAAGATAATAAAACTAAAGCAGGTGGGGCTGCTGCAGCAAGTGTCGGCGGGGGAATTATTGGAAAAAAATTGCATGCAAATCATGAAGACAAAGAAAAAGCCTCAGCTCAAAAAAATGAAAAAAGCGACGTAGGAAGTTTAGACGATCGTTCCGACAAATCATATGACAATAGTAGTCGACAAAGTGATAAAGAAGAACAGTCTGCTAAAGAAAAAGATAACCCTGCAGGTAAACAAGCAACTAGTGCTGCAGCTGGCGGTGCGGCAGGCAACAGCGCTGCAAATAAAACTGCAAAGAATAGCGAAAAATCAGTTAACAAAAATGCTGATGAACCACAACAAACAGCTTCTAAAGATAAGCAAAAGCATAATGCAGGTAAAGCGGCTGGTGCTGCAGCTGTAGGCGCTGGTGCTGCTATGGCTGGCAAAGCAGCTAAAGACCACAAAGATTCCAAAGATCATCGTGATGAAAAACAAAAAGATTCAGAAAAGCCAAACGACAAAAAAGATAGTAAAGCTAAAAAAGCTGGGGCAGCTGGAGCTGGTGTTGCCGGTGGTGCTGCTGCAAGCAAAGCGGCTGAATCTCATAAAGACAATAAAAAAGAAGAATCAAAAGATAAGAAACACAACAAAGGTAAAGCGGCAGCTGCTGGTGCTGGCGCGGCAGGCGGAGCTGCAGCTACAAAAGCAGCAAGCGCTCACGGATCCGGCGGCAATAATGGCGGCAACGGTGGTAACGGAGGAAATGGTCCAGAAAATAACGGAAACCATGACGAGCCTAAGAAAAAAGGCGGAATGAAAAAGTTATTGCCATTGTTGTTAGGATTGATTATTATTGCAGCAATTGCGATTTTTGGCGGCATGGCTTTAACGAATCAAGGCGACCACAAAGATGGTAACGACAATAAAGTAGCTAATCATTCTAAAGACAATAAGAAAGATGATGCCAAAGATAAATCATCAGACGCTCAAAAAGACAAGAAATCTGATGATAAAAACAGCAAAGATAAAAATTCAGATAAAACTGCTGAATCCGATGATAGTGCGAATAACCAAAATGAAGATAATGCAAATAACAACGGTACAAATGAATCTGCTAACGCTAATGGTTACGGAGAGAATAGTCAAAATGATCAAAACGGCCAAAACGGTTACAACCAAGATCAACAAGGACAAAACCAACAAAACGCCCAAAATGGTCAATCTAACCAAAATAATCAACAAGCACAAAGCCAACAAGGCGGTCAAACTCACACTGTTTATGGCAAAGAAAATCTTTACCGCATTGCAATTCGCTATTACGGTGAAGGTACACCAGAAAACGTTGAAAAAATCAAACGTGCTAATGGCTTGAATAGTAATAATATCTCTAACGGCCAACAACTTGTTATTCCACAATAA
- a CDS encoding response regulator, which translates to MTKILVVDDEERIRRLLKLYLERESFDIEEAQDGKEALDMALNNDYACILLDLMLPELDGIEVANRLREYKDTPIIMLTAKGEETNRVEGFESGADDYIVKPFSPREVVLRVKALLRRTLTAASEQNEPHARDLIEFKHLVIDNDAHRVLADGTQVNLTPKEYELLIFLAKTPNKVFDREQLLKDVWHYEFYGDLRTVDTHVKRLREKLNRVSSDAAHMIQTVWGVGYKFEVNSNDETAQ; encoded by the coding sequence ATGACAAAAATACTTGTCGTTGATGATGAAGAAAGAATCCGAAGACTGCTTAAATTATATTTAGAAAGAGAATCTTTTGATATCGAAGAAGCTCAAGACGGCAAAGAAGCATTAGATATGGCATTGAATAATGATTATGCTTGTATCTTATTAGACTTAATGCTTCCCGAATTAGACGGTATAGAAGTTGCAAACCGTTTAAGAGAGTATAAAGACACACCTATTATTATGTTGACCGCTAAAGGGGAAGAGACAAACCGCGTGGAAGGATTTGAATCTGGGGCAGATGACTATATCGTCAAACCATTTTCACCGCGCGAAGTTGTTTTACGTGTTAAAGCCTTACTAAGACGTACTTTAACAGCAGCTTCTGAGCAAAATGAGCCACACGCTAGAGATTTGATTGAATTCAAACATTTAGTGATTGATAACGATGCACATCGCGTACTTGCTGATGGTACTCAAGTCAACTTAACACCGAAAGAATATGAACTATTAATCTTCTTAGCGAAGACACCGAACAAGGTTTTTGACCGTGAACAATTATTGAAAGATGTATGGCATTATGAATTCTACGGAGACTTGCGTACTGTAGATACACATGTCAAACGTCTTAGAGAAAAATTAAATCGTGTTTCCTCAGATGCAGCGCACATGATTCAAACTGTCTGGGGCGTCGGTTATAAATTCGAGGTCAACAGCAATGATGAAACGGCTCAATAA
- the scpB gene encoding SMC-Scp complex subunit ScpB, whose translation MALEHKGILEGLLYTAGDEGLEARQIMEVLEITEDELNELAASYQAPGLMIQQYGTTYVLTTKSEAAPYIEKLIKNQSNMKLSQAAMEVLSIIAYNQPVTRSDIELIRGINSDGAAKTLIARGLVEAKAEDNSRSQQLYTTPLFLNVFGMANLDELPTTEEEEEEIESFFNNLINQKGDNNE comes from the coding sequence ATGGCATTGGAGCATAAGGGGATATTAGAAGGCTTATTATACACAGCAGGGGATGAAGGCTTAGAAGCCAGACAAATAATGGAAGTATTGGAAATAACCGAAGATGAGTTAAATGAACTTGCAGCATCCTACCAAGCTCCTGGTTTAATGATTCAACAATATGGTACTACATATGTCTTAACTACTAAATCCGAAGCTGCTCCATATATTGAAAAGTTGATTAAAAATCAATCGAATATGAAACTCTCGCAAGCAGCAATGGAAGTATTATCCATTATCGCTTATAATCAACCCGTAACAAGAAGCGATATTGAATTAATTCGCGGCATTAATTCGGATGGTGCAGCTAAGACGTTGATTGCAAGAGGTTTAGTTGAAGCTAAAGCAGAAGATAACTCACGCAGTCAACAACTTTATACAACGCCGTTATTCTTGAATGTTTTTGGTATGGCAAACTTGGATGAGCTTCCGACAACCGAAGAAGAGGAAGAAGAAATAGAATCATTTTTCAATAATTTGATTAACCAAAAAGGAGATAATAATGAGTAA
- a CDS encoding helix-turn-helix domain-containing protein yields the protein MIDLKEIIQYIKTHAYHYKTAKSLYNIIVGAKTHQTYFDACSQQLLSLYHSHPNLKYPSFERIFNSLNESDDNLNIDLKITPRYTFESIQQTFQVIQLLIQTISYNNHHTLSFIPVSQINKVQHRVKRIFRKINQEHKEKLFEEEIYLLFRRINKENNSSILHYFLQGFEETMYTNQQVGMIESLTYDDLLRIKMNDLVEMMNQLENKVDFPILNEAIILPVLSQNAYQTYQHVKEGLKMNQIAHLENVKENTVEDHILELFIKGYLSDYSKYLHEGFYKDFKPFYQNQKESRLKEFKTEFPNYSYFEIKLAIIRTAREE from the coding sequence ATGATTGATTTGAAAGAAATTATTCAATACATAAAAACACATGCTTATCATTATAAAACTGCTAAAAGTCTTTATAATATCATCGTTGGTGCTAAAACCCATCAAACTTATTTTGATGCATGTAGCCAACAACTTTTATCATTATATCACAGTCATCCAAATTTGAAATATCCGTCATTCGAACGAATATTCAATAGTTTGAATGAAAGCGATGACAATTTAAATATTGATTTAAAAATTACTCCTCGCTATACTTTTGAAAGCATACAACAGACATTCCAAGTGATTCAATTATTAATTCAAACAATTTCTTATAATAATCATCACACTTTATCTTTTATACCCGTCTCACAAATAAACAAAGTCCAGCATAGAGTGAAAAGAATTTTTCGTAAAATTAATCAAGAACATAAAGAAAAATTATTTGAAGAGGAAATATATCTACTGTTCAGACGAATTAATAAGGAAAATAATAGCTCCATCCTGCATTATTTTTTACAAGGTTTTGAAGAAACGATGTATACCAACCAACAAGTAGGGATGATAGAGTCATTAACTTACGATGATTTATTACGTATAAAAATGAACGATCTTGTAGAAATGATGAATCAATTAGAAAACAAAGTCGATTTTCCTATTTTAAATGAAGCGATTATCCTACCAGTCTTATCCCAAAACGCATATCAAACTTATCAACATGTTAAAGAAGGATTAAAAATGAACCAGATCGCTCATTTAGAAAACGTCAAAGAAAATACAGTAGAAGATCATATATTAGAACTATTTATTAAAGGTTACTTATCAGACTATAGCAAGTATCTTCATGAGGGTTTTTATAAAGATTTCAAACCTTTTTATCAGAATCAGAAAGAATCGCGCCTCAAGGAATTTAAAACAGAATTTCCAAATTACAGCTATTTTGAAATTAAACTTGCGATTATACGCACAGCCAGGGAGGAGTAG
- a CDS encoding segregation and condensation protein A — MYEVKLDAFNGPLDLLLHLIHKYEIDIYDIPMKALTEQYMNYIHAMKKLEINIASEYLVVASELLMIKSKMLLPQYDVEEESELDDPREDLVGRLIEYQNYKEYTEFLNEMKAQRENYYSKHPTDLSHLETVEVWDATQTIDLTELIMAYQRIKTRTSFNTPKSVTIQKETFTIEQASKQVTEKLALSNSFNFFSLFTFKETTEEVVTHFLAILEMSKSGIIQINQDKDFADISITRGVNYGIGA; from the coding sequence TGATACATAAATATGAAATCGACATTTACGATATTCCGATGAAAGCTTTAACAGAGCAATATATGAATTATATTCACGCTATGAAAAAATTAGAAATTAATATCGCCAGCGAATATTTAGTTGTAGCTTCTGAATTATTGATGATTAAAAGCAAAATGCTTTTACCTCAGTATGACGTAGAGGAAGAAAGTGAATTAGATGATCCGCGTGAAGATTTAGTCGGCCGATTAATTGAATATCAGAACTATAAAGAATATACAGAGTTTCTGAATGAAATGAAAGCGCAAAGAGAGAATTATTACAGCAAACATCCTACAGATTTAAGTCATTTAGAGACTGTAGAAGTCTGGGACGCTACTCAAACTATTGATTTAACAGAATTAATCATGGCGTATCAAAGAATCAAAACCAGAACTTCTTTCAATACACCTAAAAGTGTAACAATTCAAAAAGAAACGTTTACTATTGAACAAGCATCAAAACAAGTCACTGAAAAGCTCGCACTTTCTAACTCTTTTAATTTTTTCAGTCTCTTCACTTTTAAAGAAACGACAGAAGAAGTGGTGACTCATTTCTTAGCAATTTTAGAAATGTCTAAATCGGGAATTATACAAATTAACCAAGATAAAGATTTTGCAGATATCAGTATTACAAGAGGTGTAAATTATGGCATTGGAGCATAA
- the ypdA gene encoding bacillithiol disulfide reductase YpdA, whose translation MQTVESIIIGGGPCGLSAAIEQKKKGIETLVIEKGNVVDAIYNYPTHQTFFSSSDKLSIGDVPFIVEEYKPRRNQALVYYREVVKYHQLDVHAFEEVLTVKKIGKRFTITTTKDTYQCRFLTVATGYYGQHNDLEVEGAKLPKVFHYFKEAHPYFDQNVVIIGGKNSAVDAALELEKAGANVTVLYRGADYSAAIKPWILPNFESLVRHEKIDMHFNAEVTKIDEDSVTYIQEGETYTIPNDYVFAMIGYHPDYDFLQNIGIDIHTNEFGTAPVYDKETYETNVENCYIAGVIAAGNDANTIFIENGKFHGGIIAQNIIAKKQTPLES comes from the coding sequence ATGCAAACAGTCGAAAGTATTATAATAGGCGGCGGCCCTTGTGGTTTAAGCGCCGCTATTGAACAGAAGAAAAAAGGAATTGAAACGCTAGTAATTGAAAAAGGAAATGTGGTAGACGCAATATATAATTATCCAACCCACCAAACTTTTTTCTCATCTAGTGATAAATTGAGTATCGGCGATGTACCTTTCATCGTTGAAGAATATAAACCACGCAGAAATCAAGCGTTGGTGTATTATAGAGAAGTTGTAAAATATCATCAACTTGATGTACATGCGTTTGAAGAGGTCCTCACAGTTAAAAAAATTGGTAAACGCTTTACAATTACAACTACAAAAGACACGTATCAATGCAGATTTCTTACGGTAGCAACTGGCTATTATGGTCAACATAATGATTTAGAAGTAGAAGGAGCTAAATTACCTAAAGTTTTCCATTACTTTAAAGAAGCACATCCTTATTTCGACCAAAATGTAGTCATTATCGGTGGAAAGAACTCTGCTGTTGACGCTGCTTTAGAATTAGAAAAAGCTGGGGCCAACGTCACAGTTCTATATCGTGGTGCAGATTATTCTGCAGCAATCAAACCGTGGATTTTACCAAACTTTGAATCGCTAGTGCGACACGAAAAAATTGATATGCACTTCAATGCAGAAGTTACAAAAATTGACGAGGACAGTGTCACGTATATTCAAGAGGGCGAAACATACACTATACCGAACGACTACGTATTTGCAATGATCGGCTACCATCCTGATTATGATTTCTTGCAAAATATCGGTATTGATATTCATACTAATGAATTTGGAACTGCTCCAGTTTACGACAAAGAAACGTATGAAACTAATGTAGAGAATTGTTATATTGCAGGAGTAATTGCTGCAGGTAACGATGCTAATACGATTTTTATTGAAAACGGAAAATTCCATGGGGGTATCATTGCTCAAAACATTATAGCTAAAAAACAAACACCTTTAGAATCTTAA